GCAACTAATCataatgagcttgaggaaatataataaatttttggtGGTCAtgtcttttctttatattttaccaTAAAACAAGAGAATCTTTTATTGTGAGatatccaaattttaattcttcaTGAAGATGATGGCAGATAAAAATGATTACTTTTGTGTGATCTTGCAAGAATACACTATTTTCTTCTTTGATGACCCCCCTAAGATTCATAACTTCCAAATAAATCTCAACATCAAGAatccatgaaaaataattattcttagagatcaaaaatagtaaatttaagtttcattaaatttaaattatctatctataaaaaaagaaaataacttattaaaaaatcatgaatataaaaggaaaaaaaattagtcttttaAGACtactatttatttagtttttttagaagtATTCTTTAAGAactgtatttaatttatttaattttttgggaAATTACAATACTAGTTCTTTAAGAACTTTAAATCTTGatgaataaaaggaaagaaaatttttcaaaataagttaTAGAACCAAATATATTCCATAAATTATGAACaataatgaaaggaaaaaaaatattgaaattgatataAGTCATGTAACATAAGAGTTCATGTGTGctaagattttaatataaattagagTGATTGTGGTgataacatgttttaaaaaataaaaaacaagtaagaaCATACATTtctagaataaaatttaaaataaaaattcacacattttattatatatttttcaatacttAAAATACATGACAAATAGTCTATatacatgaagaagaaaatgaaaacattaAAGGATACTAGAAAATCTAAGTGTAATGAAAAACCAAGAGACTAAATCCAAGAGTTATGAAGTTCAAGAAATTCTAATGGatattcaatatataaaattatagattttataacataagatttattcattttataataattgacttttttttattaggagaATACGTTTTTTtgccttgtttgttttgatttattttttcaattttatctttgaggtttttattgaattttatttgttaatattttttactattttttaatgacatgcccatgaatttttttaattaacttttttttttaatttctttttcatttttttaatgttaagtttcattgaatttttttttatttagtattgtgTCGATagtcaattaatttttgtattttatatcatttaataacaaattttttggcccctcatttttttatattttgtttttaatttcatcatttactaTGAGATTTTTAATTCCTTTGGGTTTTTGGACcatgtttttgtgatttttgtttttttaattttatcatttaatatgagctttttttatttaattttattatttagtatttgattgatttttttctttggatttatcTAATGAATTAGATCATATTAGAATAActctcatataatttaatttaaaacttgagttAAGTAATAGCcaagttatgattttttaaatttaaacagttatatcaaattttataataatgccaaaatatttttaacattctagttattatttttttacattccCAAAACTTTGGATCCCACTGTATTGAAAACATAGTCAATAAACTATGAATCCAATTATGTACTtgattaatgataaattaatttttatatattttataatataataaaataataaaaaaaattaatttagtaaaaTCCATAACTCGGGTCGTgaattaactaaatattaataaaagaattgattgattatattgaattttatcatttaatattaagttgataataaattattttttatatttttttattatataataaaataaaataaaaaattaatttaatttaataaaatttataatttaaatcacaggtttaatatattaactaaatattaattattaattaaagattCAGATAGAACTTCTCAAGtacatattattataatttattataacgagtttaatacaaaaataattttttaaatattctttttaactCTTCAAAACTTTTATATTCAACCTGCTGTGAAAACACggcaataaaacaaaaaaataacaaagagcGTAATTTgtgaatcaatttaaaatacagGGGGCATAATGCTAAACTACGCAGCAGCTTGGTTCTCGTCAAAACACGATTCGCAAccgaaagaaaggaaaataaaagaaaaacaaaagaaaagagagagagaaaaagagacccaaaaatttatattactgaaaaaaaaagatgatccTTGCAGTATTGTTCGCAAATGTTGAAGGCAACATCTTAATCGAACGGTACGCGTTAAAAATCGGAATCGTTCTCGCCAGATCAATACTTTTGAACTtctgtttcatttttttatttaatcgaTCTTCTTCTCTGGgctttatgtatatatataaatatatatatatatatatatatatatatatatatttgattaggtGGAATTTGAATGGATTTatgtcttatttatttaattttcgtACAAgggtttccatttttttttccccagtagatggtgtgatttttttttttgtctatttttatgTGCGTCTTTTTTGTGTTGTTGTGAAGTGGGAAGTTGTAAATGATTGGGAGCATTTAGTTCTCGGAGAATATTTGTGTTGCTTGTAGTGAGAGTGAGACAATTGATTTGAATGTAGACTAAATCCATGATTGTTTAAGGAAAATAAACATGGTAAATCATATGAGCCCATAATGCTAATGTATTCTTAGGTTTCCAAGTAACACTACGCAGATTTTAGTATTGAGAGAGTCTATTTCAAGTGGAAATTTGAAAGCTCAAGATCATTTCTAGATGATCCCATAGAAGATCCTCGTTTGCTTATACGAATTGTGGCTGCTAGATGATGTGATACAGTGTTTGATGACATCAGGGCACAAAACTACAATAAACATGAGTTTTGAGTCAAACAAGGCCATCAACTGTTGTTTTGCATTTTGAAAGTAGTATCCATTTTAATCAGGTCCTCTAACCATAGTGGCCAACAGTTAATAAGAGACGTCTGTCTTCATGCATAGACGGGAGAAGTCACTACCTTCTGTTCTGAAAGTGTTTTGGGCACAAGCACCCCACTTGTTTTGCATTTTCAGATAACATCAGAccattttaaagagaaaaaagaagagtgtTTTCAGCTGCACTTGTGgatttcaaatttcaatcaaCAGGATAATAGGTCTAGTTATGTAGGAGTTTCATCATAAGATAATTTGGTTAgtgttaatttaagtttttttaagtgttgaaCTCTAACATTGTTGCAGGTTTAGTGGAGTTCCAGCTGAAGAACGGCTGCATTGGAGATCTTTCTTGGTTAAGCTGGGGGCAGATAATCTAAAAGGAGTTAGAAACGAGGAGCTCCTTGTTGCTTCTCACAAGTATGTATAATCTTTTTCTAATTCAAGAAGTACCCAAAATATATAACACTTTTTTGtttctagaaattttttttataccctTTCTGATGTTTAAATGGAGTTGTAGATTTAATATGCATGACATGTGTTACTTCTACATTGAATATAGATTGCATATATGTTTTACTGTCTGGTTGATTGATCTTCATTTCCCAAGTCTCGGTGCCCCATTTTCTCGTTTGCTTAAAAGTCTTGCAAATTGTATTACAAGAGCTGGATGTCTGCATTATCTTCAAAATGCTAGTTCAGTACAGTTTGAGAAGATGATGCTTCCACAAATGTTGGTTTTGCTGAGTATCATATGTTTGAGCTCTCTGCTGCCAGATTTTGTTACCTATTTGCTATCAACAAAATTGTTTGCTTACTAATAATGTCAATTGGGAGTTGAAAATTGAAATGCTATAATAATTGAGCTTTcccaatttgatttatttatgttgaAAATGAGCACTTGCATTTGtatctttcaataaaaaatcatcttaaatgATGGAACTCAATGaaacatgttttctttctttcttccttgtCATTTTCATGGTTTGTTTGATCATGCATTTCACATTTATTCGAGGTGGTTTCTATGTAATGAATAATATATGTTAACTGAACACTTAAAATGGTGGTGCagcatatatgtatatatgaaacttttgtttttgcaaattatgaATCCTGGATTTGTTCATCTTATAGCATCTACTCTCAGTTTGCTATGGGGGAACCATAGCTGTTGCTATTCAGTTCGTAAATTTTATTCTAGTTGTGTCTGCTTTAACGCAAATTGTGTACCTGTAATAATATGAAAAGGCAGTTCTGCAGGATAGTATAGGCAACGGTTGCTCTTGCAAATTATGACTCATGGATCAGTTAATGTTAATTCTTCAACAATCCATTTCTAGGTTGCCTGCTGGGTATACCATATTTCTTATAGTATTCAATCCATAATATATCACAGATGAGTCAGCTTTGCCAAATTGTTTCCAGTATCTTGGTTAGGGTACTAATAGGCAGTTCAAAAGTTTCACCAAGGAAAGCAGAACTAATTAAAATGCCAAAATAATGATGTTACTTGCCAAACAAAAGTCTTTTTTCACTATTCAGACAGCGTGGCAGTTGTATCAGAAACCTTCCTTTGTATGGTTGTATTACTTGATGGAGGAAATTAGATCCCAGAAAGTTAAGTTGCAGTGTTGTCACAATGCCATGGACTAATATTCCTTGCTCTTCTACTTTTTCTGTGATAGTATAGAATTGTAATGTCCTTAAAGTTGCATAACACCAGTTTCtaattttttggataatttgACCAAGGATTTTTCTCCCTTTTAGTGAATTATACTCGAATCACTGATGTTATAATTTTCTTGCCAGGTCAGTTTATATTGTTTACACGGTACTTGGGGATGTCAGCATTTTCATTGTTGGCAAAGATGAGTATGATGAACTTGCGTGTAAGTTAAATCTATATCTTTCAAGTATTCTATACTTGTTTGTGCTAGGATCCGAGTTTCTTCTTGATACTGAGATCATTTTGAGGTTGAATACTATCCAGCTTGTGAGCCCTTGGCTACACCTTTTAGTTTAAGACTTGCTATCTTTGTGTCAGTTTCTTCTTTCTTGACATAAAATTTCTGACAGGGTCTGagattgtattattttttttggcaaatcAGTAAAATGAAATGTTTGGTTCCTTTCTTTCCctgaaaactaattaaaataatataaatgaaacCTTGGTTTCCCCTGTTTACGGTGGCATCTCTTTTGGTTGTGGATGTAATTTGTGTTATAAGTGGTTGATGAAATAGCAATTGACTGGGAAGGTGTTGAGCCTCTTATGTGATTGATTGTATGGCTGATATGTTATGCTCTGTTTCTCATCCCTGGATGCTTTCTTACTAGTGGCCGAAGTCATCTTCGCCATAACATCAGCTTTAAAGGATGTATGTGGGAAGCCCCCTACGGAGCGCCTCTTCCTCGACAAGTATGGAAAGATATGCTTGTGCCTGGATGAAATTGTTTGGAAGGTAAGCTTCTAAATCAGGCCTTTCTTATCCTTAAAACTTTTGAGAAACTTGAAATGTTCTAAGGTGTATTTCAGGGGTTTGTTCATCCTAAACAAGaagtttaatatattgattCATAAAATCTTGATCAAGAGCATGTTTGTTGTTGCAATTGCGGTACAATATTTAAGTCTCTGTTTGGTTAAAAGCCTGCTATCACTGCTAAGTTTGATATGAGAAAAGTGCAAAAGGGAACCTTATGTTTTAGTAGATTCCCAAcactgtttatttatttgacaTGGCATGGCAGCTGTGTTAATAGTCTGATATGAATGCAATTTGTGTTTTCCATTAATGCGTGATGAAATGGAGAGTGAGgttcaacaaaattaaatacatgcaATCCATTTGAAGTCAGAATGCAAGTGGTattcatttaagatgaataaatATAGACTTTGCTGCCTGTTATCCTTACACTTATTTTCATTCCCATTCTTTGAAGGGACTGCTGGAGAACACAGACAAAGAAAGAGTTAGAAGGCTAACAAGATTAAAACCTCCAACAGAGTTCTGAGTCTGAAAGCTCTAAAAATCAACCAGCTAAATGGAGATTGTAAAAGTCTTGGTTTTTTGTTCTGTCCCATGGAACGCTCTTCAAACTTTTGCTTGTAACAAATTGGTAACATCTTATTGATTCCTGCTATGTTTCTTTTGAACCATTGAGAGGCAATTGTATGATCTGGATCCTGTGTGTTAGATTCCTTTTTATGATGTGactattta
This genomic interval from Populus alba chromosome 1, ASM523922v2, whole genome shotgun sequence contains the following:
- the LOC118042573 gene encoding uncharacterized protein, coding for MILAVLFANVEGNILIERFSGVPAEERLHWRSFLVKLGADNLKGVRNEELLVASHKSVYIVYTVLGDVSIFIVGKDEYDELALAEVIFAITSALKDVCGKPPTERLFLDKYGKICLCLDEIVWKGLLENTDKERVRRLTRLKPPTEF